The Burkholderia mayonis genome window below encodes:
- a CDS encoding acyl-CoA dehydrogenase family protein, with amino-acid sequence MIPRTIFDEEHEQFRESVRRFIESEVMPHHERWEDQGYVDRDVWRKAGEAGYHCASMPEAYGGAGADIRYSVVLFEEIARAGASGLGFGLHSEIVAPYILHYGSDALKARYLPKLASAEMIGAIAMTEPGAGSDLQGVRTTAVRDGDHYVLNGSKIFITNGWHADVVIVVARTTPEGGSKGTSLFVVDTEMAGFSKGKRLKKVGMKAQDTSELFFDGVRVPAGNLLGEENRGFVYLMQELPWERLQIAISAIASAEAALAWTLDYTRDRRAFGRAVIDFQTSRHALAELKSEIQVGRVFVDKCIELQLAGKLDAATASMAKYWTTELQFKVIDRCVQLHGGYGYMWEYPIARAWADSRVQQIYGGTNEIMKELIARTL; translated from the coding sequence ATGATTCCCCGCACCATCTTCGACGAAGAGCACGAGCAGTTCCGCGAGTCCGTCCGCCGTTTCATCGAGTCCGAAGTGATGCCGCACCACGAGCGCTGGGAAGACCAGGGCTACGTGGATCGCGACGTGTGGCGCAAGGCCGGCGAGGCCGGCTACCACTGCGCGAGCATGCCCGAGGCGTACGGCGGTGCGGGCGCCGACATCCGCTACAGCGTCGTGCTGTTCGAGGAAATCGCGCGCGCGGGCGCGTCGGGGCTCGGCTTCGGGCTGCATTCGGAGATCGTCGCGCCGTACATCCTCCATTACGGCAGCGACGCGCTCAAGGCGCGCTACCTGCCGAAGCTCGCGAGCGCGGAGATGATCGGCGCGATCGCGATGACCGAGCCGGGCGCGGGCTCCGACCTGCAAGGCGTGCGGACCACCGCCGTGCGCGACGGCGACCACTACGTGCTCAACGGCTCGAAGATCTTCATCACGAACGGCTGGCACGCGGATGTCGTGATCGTCGTCGCGCGCACGACGCCCGAAGGCGGCTCGAAGGGCACGAGCCTGTTCGTCGTCGATACGGAGATGGCGGGCTTCAGCAAGGGCAAGCGGCTGAAGAAGGTCGGCATGAAGGCGCAGGATACGTCCGAGCTGTTCTTCGACGGCGTGCGCGTGCCCGCCGGGAACCTGCTCGGCGAAGAAAATCGCGGCTTCGTCTATCTGATGCAGGAGCTGCCGTGGGAGCGGCTGCAGATCGCGATCAGCGCGATTGCGTCGGCCGAGGCGGCGCTCGCGTGGACGCTCGACTACACGCGCGACCGCCGCGCGTTCGGCCGCGCGGTGATCGACTTCCAGACAAGCCGTCATGCGCTCGCCGAGCTGAAGAGCGAGATCCAGGTCGGCCGCGTGTTCGTCGACAAGTGCATCGAGCTGCAGCTCGCGGGCAAGCTCGACGCGGCCACCGCGTCGATGGCGAAGTACTGGACGACCGAGCTGCAGTTCAAGGTGATCGACCGCTGCGTGCAACTGCACGGCGGCTATGGCTACATGTGGGAGTACCCGATCGCGCGCGCGTGGGCCGATTCCCGCGTGCAGCAGATCTACGGCGGCACGAACGAAATCATGAAGGAGCTGATCGCGCGCACGCTGTGA
- a CDS encoding GlxA family transcriptional regulator produces MKKQPRGAGRPGVAILLPPRLLGGYVFLTQEMLLLAGTMKARSLDVVNSRLFDIAILSHDGRPVQTIGGIDVPATAALRDADAHEVVIVPAQFMPDEQIDAAERVFIDWLRRRYAAGALVVGLNAAPLLAKAGLLDGRGATGLPSERTLFARHFPAVRYTPSKPLVVDGRLITVSGINPAVDACAYVIDYCFGAGVSQQLLKVALTQALPSYEHMAVWAAQYKRHGDGPVLAIQDIVERALAHPPTLAELAARAAMSERTLSRRFAAATGLTLRRYVAVLRVELAAFLLRTSRMTLDHIADECGFASASALSHAFLAGQGCSPIQYRNRHRHRPDARPDVRRDAADGNAAGGAGTASGGGADSV; encoded by the coding sequence ATGAAAAAGCAGCCACGCGGCGCCGGCCGACCGGGGGTCGCGATCCTTCTGCCGCCGCGGCTCCTGGGCGGCTACGTGTTCCTCACGCAGGAAATGCTGCTGCTCGCCGGCACGATGAAGGCGCGCAGCCTCGACGTCGTGAACAGCCGGCTTTTCGACATCGCGATCCTGTCGCACGACGGACGGCCGGTGCAGACGATCGGCGGAATCGACGTGCCGGCGACGGCCGCGCTTCGCGACGCCGATGCGCACGAAGTCGTGATCGTCCCCGCGCAGTTCATGCCCGACGAGCAGATCGACGCGGCCGAGCGCGTCTTTATCGACTGGCTGCGCCGGCGCTACGCGGCGGGCGCGCTCGTCGTCGGGCTCAACGCCGCGCCGCTCCTCGCGAAGGCCGGGCTCCTCGACGGCCGCGGCGCGACCGGGCTGCCGAGCGAGCGCACGCTGTTCGCGCGGCATTTTCCGGCGGTGCGCTACACGCCGTCGAAGCCGCTCGTCGTCGACGGGCGGCTCATCACGGTGAGCGGGATCAATCCGGCCGTCGACGCGTGCGCCTACGTAATCGACTACTGCTTCGGCGCGGGTGTGTCGCAGCAGTTGCTCAAGGTCGCGCTCACGCAGGCGCTGCCGTCGTACGAGCACATGGCCGTGTGGGCCGCGCAGTACAAGCGGCACGGCGACGGGCCGGTGCTCGCGATCCAGGACATCGTCGAGCGCGCGCTCGCGCATCCGCCGACACTCGCCGAGCTCGCCGCGCGCGCGGCGATGAGCGAGCGCACGCTGTCGCGCCGCTTCGCCGCCGCCACGGGGCTCACGTTGCGGCGCTACGTCGCCGTGCTGCGCGTCGAGCTCGCCGCGTTCCTGCTGCGCACGAGCCGGATGACGCTCGATCACATCGCCGACGAATGCGGCTTCGCGAGCGCGAGCGCGTTGAGCCATGCGTTTCTCGCGGGGCAAGGATGCAGCCCGATTCAGTATCGGAATCGGCATCGACATCGGCCGGATGCGCGGCCGGATGTCCGGCGGGACGCGGCGGATGGAAACGCGGCGGGCGGTGCGGGGACGGCCTCGGGCGGCGGGGCGGATTCCGTTTGA
- a CDS encoding PaaX family transcriptional regulator C-terminal domain-containing protein — MTQPTAKHLILDLLVAKDGEPLQVREAIIACRLFGLTENSVRVALARLAAESLVEGAERGSYRLGPSAVELSEELTAWRTVETRLRRWSGAYLMVSCISLGRVDRTALARRERALEMLGFREWDKSLYVRPDNVEGNVDTVRRRLTKLGVEPAAAVFVAMGFDAAQEARIRALWDGEALSNAYRTLGAQLEDWLARAPELDLDVAAREAFLLGGKAIRQVVFDPLLPEPFVDAAARAAFIECARRYVGVGHRVWRALFDSERPAAAAAPGAAAVSRLH, encoded by the coding sequence ATGACGCAACCCACCGCGAAACATCTGATCCTCGATTTGCTGGTCGCGAAGGACGGCGAGCCGCTTCAGGTGCGCGAAGCGATCATCGCGTGCCGGCTGTTCGGCCTCACCGAAAACAGCGTGCGCGTTGCGCTCGCGCGGCTCGCGGCCGAATCGCTCGTTGAGGGCGCGGAGCGCGGCAGCTACCGGCTCGGGCCGTCGGCCGTCGAGCTGTCGGAGGAGCTGACCGCGTGGCGCACCGTCGAGACGCGGCTGCGCCGCTGGAGCGGCGCGTATCTGATGGTGTCGTGCATTTCGCTCGGCCGCGTCGACCGCACCGCCCTCGCGCGCCGCGAGCGCGCGCTCGAGATGCTCGGCTTCCGCGAATGGGACAAGAGCCTGTACGTGCGCCCTGACAACGTCGAAGGCAACGTCGATACCGTGCGCCGGCGGCTGACGAAGCTCGGCGTCGAGCCGGCGGCGGCCGTGTTCGTCGCGATGGGCTTCGACGCTGCCCAGGAAGCGCGCATCCGCGCGCTGTGGGACGGCGAAGCGCTGTCGAACGCGTACCGCACGCTCGGCGCGCAGCTCGAAGACTGGCTCGCGCGCGCACCGGAGCTCGATCTCGATGTCGCCGCGCGCGAGGCGTTCCTGCTCGGCGGCAAGGCGATCCGGCAGGTCGTGTTCGATCCGCTGCTGCCCGAGCCGTTCGTCGATGCGGCCGCGCGCGCCGCGTTCATCGAATGCGCGCGGCGCTACGTCGGCGTGGGCCACCGAGTCTGGCGCGCGTTGTTCGACAGCGAGCGCCCGGCCGCGGCAGCCGCGCCGGGCGCCGCCGCCGTCAGTCGATTGCACTAG
- a CDS encoding fatty acid desaturase family protein, whose protein sequence is MIERIRIRDLFTRDEIRSLTARSNWRGAWAVGSTWAVIALAFAGLAYARAHFSPWGFALALAVGMTILAGRQLCLGILQHDAAHGTLFRTRWANDVLVDWLCARPIWNELHKYRPYHLTHHATTSSSADPDLSLVAGLPTTRASLARKFLRDVSGVTGVKFLIGRALMDAGVLKWSLTNDIERLPQTGRRWWDYPLAFFRTAAGMLITNAILFGVLWASGHPWLYGAWVLAYVTPFPLFIRIRSMAEHACLEASDDPLRNTRTTHAGWLARATVAPIRVNYHVEHHLMASVPYFRLPKMHRMLRERGCVARPPSYWQVLKAVSGKPPAA, encoded by the coding sequence ATGATAGAAAGAATCCGCATCCGCGATCTCTTCACCCGCGACGAGATCCGCTCGCTGACCGCGCGCTCGAACTGGCGCGGCGCATGGGCGGTCGGCTCGACGTGGGCGGTGATCGCGCTCGCGTTCGCGGGCCTCGCCTATGCGCGCGCGCATTTCTCGCCTTGGGGCTTCGCGCTGGCGCTCGCGGTCGGCATGACGATTCTCGCCGGACGCCAGCTCTGTCTCGGCATCCTCCAGCACGACGCCGCGCACGGTACGCTGTTTCGCACGCGCTGGGCGAACGACGTGCTCGTCGACTGGCTGTGCGCGCGCCCGATCTGGAACGAGCTGCACAAGTACCGCCCGTATCACCTGACTCACCACGCGACGACGTCGTCGAGCGCCGATCCGGATCTGTCGCTCGTGGCGGGCCTGCCGACGACGCGCGCGTCGCTCGCGCGCAAGTTCCTGCGCGACGTTTCCGGCGTGACGGGCGTCAAGTTCCTGATCGGCCGCGCGCTGATGGACGCGGGCGTGCTGAAATGGTCGCTGACGAACGATATCGAGCGCCTGCCGCAGACGGGCCGGCGCTGGTGGGATTATCCGCTCGCATTCTTCCGCACCGCGGCCGGCATGCTGATCACGAACGCCATCCTGTTCGGCGTGCTGTGGGCGAGCGGTCATCCGTGGCTGTATGGCGCGTGGGTGCTCGCGTACGTGACGCCGTTTCCGCTTTTCATCCGCATCCGCTCGATGGCCGAGCACGCGTGCCTCGAAGCGAGCGACGATCCGCTGCGCAACACGCGCACGACGCACGCCGGCTGGCTCGCGCGCGCGACCGTCGCGCCGATTCGCGTGAACTATCATGTCGAGCATCACCTGATGGCGTCGGTGCCGTACTTCCGGCTGCCGAAGATGCACCGGATGCTGCGCGAGCGCGGCTGCGTCGCGCGGCCGCCGTCGTATTGGCAGGTGCTGAAGGCCGTCAGCGGGAAACCGCCGGCGGCTTGA
- a CDS encoding DUF1700 domain-containing protein, with protein sequence MKQDAFIQRLRQELGSLPKREIDEIVADYREYIGDALAAGRAEEDVIAALGDPAKLARELKAQANFRQWEERRSFGNLMRVVGSIAGLGLLHVILLVPFLLYMLVLTTGYVFFGALTVAGLVTLVAFGSHYVFGTSVPGVLPFGGGAGQVDVAGAVAGKGAPGGKQAQGGKSVKDAESASAAAAGALIDAKELRVDGERYVLDLHDGSRVSIVTRKGVIDAHKQDGKLSIDAMGDGARELLTTGKDGTLSIARADVIALDLKSASGDQMTVANTGASAPGLNVPGIAGGNVQMTPDGHGGMHLSVTNGENSVSIVGGRITVDNGKQHVSVAAPTGFALGGIAFGYGLAMLPIGIVGLLVCIWLTRVTWRALVRYVRRRIDAVSAKLERERVG encoded by the coding sequence ATGAAGCAGGACGCATTCATCCAGCGGTTGCGGCAGGAACTCGGCAGCCTGCCGAAGCGGGAAATCGACGAGATCGTCGCCGACTACCGCGAATACATCGGCGACGCGCTCGCCGCCGGGCGCGCGGAGGAAGACGTGATTGCCGCGCTCGGCGATCCGGCGAAGCTCGCGCGCGAGCTGAAGGCGCAGGCGAACTTCCGGCAATGGGAAGAGCGGCGCTCGTTCGGCAATCTGATGCGCGTCGTCGGCTCGATCGCCGGACTCGGGCTGCTGCACGTGATCCTGCTCGTGCCGTTCCTGCTGTACATGCTCGTGCTGACGACGGGCTATGTGTTCTTCGGCGCGCTGACGGTGGCGGGGCTCGTCACGCTCGTCGCGTTCGGCAGCCATTACGTGTTCGGCACGTCTGTGCCGGGCGTGCTGCCGTTCGGCGGCGGCGCGGGGCAGGTCGACGTCGCGGGCGCCGTGGCCGGCAAGGGCGCGCCGGGCGGCAAGCAGGCGCAAGGCGGCAAGAGCGTGAAGGATGCGGAAAGCGCGAGCGCCGCGGCCGCCGGCGCGCTGATCGACGCGAAGGAACTGCGCGTCGACGGCGAGCGCTACGTGCTCGACCTGCACGATGGCAGCCGCGTGTCGATCGTCACGCGCAAGGGCGTGATCGACGCGCACAAGCAGGACGGCAAGCTGTCGATCGACGCGATGGGCGACGGCGCGCGCGAGCTGCTCACGACGGGCAAGGACGGCACGCTCAGCATCGCGCGCGCCGACGTGATCGCACTCGATCTGAAGAGCGCGAGCGGCGATCAGATGACGGTCGCGAACACGGGCGCGTCGGCGCCGGGGCTGAACGTTCCCGGCATCGCGGGCGGCAACGTGCAGATGACGCCGGACGGCCACGGCGGCATGCATCTGTCGGTGACGAACGGCGAGAACTCGGTGTCGATCGTCGGCGGGCGGATTACCGTCGACAACGGCAAGCAGCACGTCAGCGTCGCCGCGCCGACAGGCTTCGCGCTCGGCGGCATCGCGTTCGGCTACGGGCTCGCGATGCTGCCGATCGGGATCGTCGGGCTGCTCGTGTGCATCTGGCTGACGCGGGTCACGTGGCGCGCGCTCGTGCGGTACGTGCGGCGACGCATCGATGCAGTGTCGGCGAAGCTCGAGCGAGAGCGGGTGGGGTGA
- a CDS encoding PadR family transcriptional regulator, translating to MKTQLKKGTLDMCVLAMLARRDSYAYELVSTLAETMEISEGTIYPLMRRLQAEAWVTTYLVESTSGPPRKYYSITDAGRASLRQMEDEWRSFVDEVNGVLALHGTPAHGEERL from the coding sequence ATGAAGACCCAGTTGAAGAAAGGCACGCTCGACATGTGCGTGCTCGCCATGCTGGCGCGGCGAGACAGCTACGCGTACGAGCTCGTGTCGACCCTCGCCGAAACGATGGAGATCAGTGAAGGCACGATCTATCCGCTGATGCGGCGCTTGCAGGCCGAAGCGTGGGTCACGACCTACCTCGTCGAATCGACGTCGGGGCCGCCGCGCAAGTACTACTCGATCACCGACGCCGGGCGCGCGAGCCTGCGGCAGATGGAGGACGAGTGGCGAAGTTTCGTCGATGAAGTCAACGGCGTGCTGGCGCTGCACGGCACGCCGGCGCACGGAGAGGAACGGCTATGA